AGGGATTCGGGTTGGGAGCTTCATGTCAATCTCGCAGTCCAGTCCGAACCTTGGAAAGAAGATATTCATACGGGAGAATATGTGTGGCAACCCGACATCAATACCGCAACTTATATCATCCAACTGCAACTAGATGATGGGAAACTCATCGGAACTTATACAGGAATATTTAAAGATAAACAACTCTCTGGCTCGGTTGAAGGCAAGCTGACTCCTCAAAAACGAATTACTTTACCCGATCGCGCGCCCATTTCAGCACGAGAACATCCTCGAATTGCCTTCAATAAAAACCAACTTTCTCAGTTACAAAAAAAAGCACGTACTCCTTACGGTCGAGCGATTTTAACCAGACTCCAAACTGTACTGAAGGGAAAAATTGACTATGATGGCTACAATCCAAATAGCGGTTATCATGCTGCCGGGCACTGTTTTTTATTCGGGTTGAATCAAGACCGAAAACATGCCATGCAAGGATGGGAACTGGCGCGCAATACTCTCAATGAACCCCCTCCTCGACTATTAGAACGTTCGGACGCAGCGATCGGTATTGCTCTGGCCTACGATCTATGTTACTCCGCTTGGACGGAAGCAGAACGACGGGAAGTGACGAGCTGGCTAGCCATTCAAGCGATGGAGCTAGCCAGAGGAGATGCACCCGGGACGGGATGGAATGGTAATGCTCCGAGTAACTGGAATGCGAGAGCGCGATCGGCTGCTATTGTAGCCAGTTTAGCAGTTTGGCAAGAACCCAACGCTTTTTTTCCCCAGAACTCTTTGGTGCGCGACTCAGAAGAGCTGAGGTATTGGCAAACGATAGCTGAACGAAATATACAGCGCTATTTCCAGTCAGCTCTGGGAGACCGAGGGTTTGGCACGGAGGGGGATTTGTATACTCGCGAGTCTTTGCATCATATTTTGCCAATGCTACAGGCTTATCAAAACGTATTGGGTCAAGCTTGGGTAACTGATGGAAAGGCGGAGTGGATTTTACCCCACTATTTGATGCGGATGGTGGATCTAGGAGAGGGAGTTACCGTTCCGAGCTATGGACGACACCGAAAAGGACCGGATGGCTCGTTATTTGCTTTAGGGTTGCCAACCGCTTCCGAGCGCTTTCTTCCCGCTCTACTCTGGTTTTTTAATCGTCATTGGGGATTAGAAGGCGATCGCACGTTTGGCATTGGCGAAACAACTCCCCATGATGCAATTTTTGCCTTAGTTGGATATCCAGAACATGTAGAAGCAGAAAATCCTGGAGAACATTTGGGACGAGTGTTAGTCGATCGCCAAAAGCAGTTTTACATGTTCCGCGATCGATGGCAAGATTCTCGTGATTTTATTACCAGTATTTACTTGAAAGGCGAACCGATTAATAAAGGAGCGTGGTCGTTTAATGATGCCGGAAGTTTCCGCATTTGGGGATTGGGAGAACGGTGGGCGATCGCCGGACCGAGTCAATCCCGACGTCGGCATGAAAATGTGGTGCTTGTTCCCAACATTAGAGGTAACCATGGGTCGGAAGCGAGCTTCTTTGAATCTTATCCTAGCGGATCTGGAATTGTCAGTTTAAAACACAAAAATTGGTTGCGATCGTTTGCGGTAGATTATACAAAGATTTCTGGATCTCCAGGATTATTTGCGGTTGTCGATCGCTTTGAACGGAGTTCGCTCAAAAAAACTTGGGTGATGCATACCCCAGGAAAGGTAATGTTAGAGAAGCAAAGGTTCCGAATTGAATCGGATTCGGGAGCAACATTGCAGGGAATTTTTATTATGCCCGAGTCCGTCAAGCTGACTTATGAAGCAACCGAAACAGGAGGTAAAATTCAGGCAACCGGAGATAATGAATTCTTTGTAGTTATGACGGTTCAGGACGGAGAAGAACCGCCAATTCAAGTTGAAGGAGAAGGATTGGGTTCTGTGGTTCGGGTGGGAGACCAAACAATTCAATTTTTAGGCGATCGCCTACAGTTAGGAAATGTTCGTTAACTCAGATCTCATCAGCAATACGAGATGAACCGTATCCTTAAAGACTGATTAAGATTCTATGGAAGTTTAGTCACTCGATCGCAGTTGCTCTTTTGCTTGTTGCCAGAGAGTTTCGAGTTCTTCTAAACTGTATTCGGATAAGGGGCGATCGCCCAATTCATCCACAGCTTTCAGGCGCGTTAAAAATTTCTGATTGGTCTCTTGCAATGCTTCGGAAGGATCGAGATCGAGCCAGCGCGCCAGATTCACGAGGGTAAAGAGCAAATCGCCGAGTTCGGCTTGTTGTTCGGCTTGTGTTTCCTCTGCAATAGCATGTTTGAACTCGCCCAGTTCTTCGTTGAATTTATCCCAAACTCCGTTAATATCGTCCCATTCAAAACCAGAAGCCGCCGCTTTTTTCGAGATTTTCATAGAAGAAATTAGAGGCGGGAGAGTGGTACGATATCGTTCCAATTTGGTTAATAATGTCGGAGCTTCCCCTTTCTCCGCCGCTTTAATCGCTTGCCAATTTTGTTGCACTTCCTCCATACTCTCTACATTAGTTTCGCCGAAAACATGAGGATGGCGGCGAATCAATTTCTCGTTAATTCCGTCAGCAATTTCAGTTAAGCTAAATTGCCCCATTTCCGAAGAAATTTGGGCTTGCAGAACCACTTGCAGTAATAAATCTCCCAGTTCTTCGCAAATCTCCTCCGGGTTTTCGCGCCGCAGAGCATCCACAGTTTCGTAGGCTTCTTCGATAATGTAAGGCATCAAAGATTGGGGAGTTTGAGCCAGATCCCAAGGACAGCCTCCATCTGGCGATCGCAATTTCGCAATGGTTTCGATTAACCGCTGCATGGCTGCTAACTGGTCTGGCATGGAACGATCGATCATAATTCTTTAGAGGGTACGGTTATTTTTTGCTTTGCCGTGGCTTGCGGGTACTCGGACGGCGACGGGAGCGAGACGAGCTAGATTTATTGGTTCTGCGAGATTTGCGTCCGCCGAATAAACCTTGCCATCCATATTTCTGCCAGCGTTTGTAAGTCGAACCAATGGTATCGCTCGCGATATGACTAATGGCACCTAATTCTAAACCGATAAATAAGGCAACGATCCAGTAGCGATATTGATTCAAGAGGGAGAACGCCTGCTGTTGCAAGGTTTCCCAACTCCAGCTCGTATCGGAAAATTGCAGGACCAGAGCGATCGCAATAGCACTGACTAACGCAATCCACAGCATTAAGTAAACCACTCGCAGCATCGTTCCGACAATTAAACCATGAGAGAGAGTGGAGCGGTGACTGACGCTTTTTTGGTACGGTATCCAAATCCAGCGCAACCAGCCCCAACGCTTGTAGGGACGCGATCGCAAATCCAAATCGGGACTGAGCATCAAACCGCCAAACAAGAAGGCTCCGGCGACAATTAAAGTCAGATCGCTGCTGCGGGTGACGATGAGAGTTGCAGCAGTAATGAGCGGAAGCATCCAGAGGGTAATGCGATCGTGGGTAGCGCCAGAAGGCATAAAGTTTTTTTGGGAAAAGGGATTGATTTATTAGATCTAGTTTGCTATATTGGTTTCTTGTGAGTCAAATTTGGGCGGTTAGCTCAGTTGGTAGAGCGCCTGCCTTACAAGCAGGATGTCACTGGTTCGAGCCCGGTACCGCCCACTCCAAATCCAACTTACAAGGCAAACACTATCAGCTCTAATTGCCTAAATTTGAAGAGTGAAGAACGTTTAGGCAATATTTTAGCATTTCTTACCAAAAAGGTTGCCTCACTTGCTATAGCGCTTGCCTTTTTGCGATCGCCCTATATGTAGGGTTAGAGGCGATCGCTTTATCTCATTTTGAGTATGGGTTTGTCCTGGTAGCAATGTCTTTTCGCTTCTATTTCGCTCCCAGTACACTGACTTGGTAATGTTAGCGGATTTAGTATAAATCAGTAGAATAATGTAGCTAAAGATGACTCAGATCGCACTCGCGACCTGCTATAACTAGAAAATAATTGCTAATCATCCTTAGCATTGAATGCCCTATCGTTTTCCCGCCGAGATTCTGACATGGTAAAAACCTTACAAGGAGGAAAATATTCTCTAGACCGAGAATTAGGTCAAGGTGGCTTTGGTTTAACCTTTAAGGCGACTCATCATTACTTGAATCAAGTGGTAGTGATTAAGACGCTGAATGACTCGGTACGGAAACAGCCCAATTTTCAGGAGTTCGAGGGCAAGTTCCAGGATGAAGCCCGTCGGTTGGCCTTGTGCGTCCATCCCAATATTGTCCGCGTCAGTGATTTTTTCGCTGAGGATGGAATGCCCTACATGGTGATGGACTATATTCCAGGACTAACCTTAGCCGAGGTGGTCTTCCCCAACCATCCCCTACCCGAAGATGTTGCCATTCACTACATCCGACAAATTGGTTCGGCACTGCAAGCCGTTCACGAGAAAGGGTTATTGCATCGGGATGTAAAGCCGCAAAATATTCTCTTGCGCGATCGCACTCAAGAGGTCGTATTAATCGATTTTGGCATTGCCCGCGAGTTTGAAGAGAACTTAACCCAAACTCACACCAGTCTGGTTTCGGAAGGCTATGCGCCCATCGAGCAATATTTGCGATCGCAACGCCGTTCCCAAGCCACAGATGTCTACGGATTAGCCGCTACATTATATACTCTGCTCACCGCAAAAATTCCCACAGCTTCCATTTTGCGCGATCGCAACCCCATGCCCGTTCCTAGAGACCTGTGCCCCAACCTCAGCCCCAAAGTCAATCAAGCCGTCTTACAGGGAATGGCCCTGGAGATGCACGAGCGTCCCTCTACCATGGCAGAGTGGCTCAACTTACTCCCCCAAACTACTCTCATCCAGGTTCCATCTCGAACCACTCCTCAAGTTACTTCTCCAGTTTCCCCTTCTCCCATCTCCAATAATGGTTCGTCTACCAGCGAAGCCGCAACCGTTGCTCTGATCCCGCCTTCACCTCCTCAAAATCACAACAATCACAACCAACCTGGAAAAGTAACATCAGCCACCGTAACGCAAGCTGCGCAACCCCAGAAACGAGGATCTTTCCTCCCAATAGTTATCATTATTGCTGTCATTGCCTTGCTTGTTGGCGGGATTACAGCGGCATTGCGATCGAGCGGCGATCGCGCTCCCGAACCCATTGCTTCTCCAGCACCTCAACCCACTCCAACCCCGAAACCCATACCGACGCCGAAACCAACTCCAACCCCAAAACCAACACCGACTCCAACTCCCAAGCCAACACCGACTCCAACGCCACAACCAACTCCAACTCCAACTCCAACTCCACCTCCCGTCCCTCAACCCAAACCCCCCAGCGTTGTCGTTCCAACTCAGCCCGCTCCGCAACCCCAACCCTCACCCTCTCCACCCGTCCCCACAGAAGGCACCTCCCCTTCTCCAACGCCCTTACCCGTTGCTCGGGGTTTCCCTCCAGGAACTACCGAAAGTCAGCTCTTATCAGCATTTGGGCAGCCTTCGCAAACGACTCCGGGACTCTGGGGAACGGAAGCATTAAGTTATAACTTGGGGAATACCAAATTAGGATATCTTGTCGATCCCAATACGCGGAAAGTCCGGCAAACCGAGGTTTCTTTCGATCCATCCGTCGATCGCTTTATCAGTCGCGTTATCGTGAATGGGATGATGGGTTCTCGCGCTCCCTTAGAGGCGATCGAACAGTTCGAGCAAGTGCGCCAAGGTAAGTCGCAACGGTATGATTTCGATCGCGATAATCTCGTGGGCACGATCCAACGAGAAGCCAATGGACGAATCTATGTAGCCGTTTGGGACAATACCTTAAAATGAATTGAAATAAATTGAAATAAGTTAGTCTGCCGATCGCGGTATACATAGAATTGTTTTCTGTGGGGAGTCTAGGCGGGCAAACTATTGCCGGCCTAAACTTGCAAAAAGGACGATCTCCCCTTATGGTGGTCTCACTGCTAATCGGCTCTGTGGCAATCGTTCAAAAGAGTCACTGCTTTGGGATATAGCAAGAAAATTTGCATTATGTTGACAGAACAAGAACGCGATCGCCTATTAAATTCCTGGAACGATACAGACGTAGACTATCCTCAAGAATGCATCCATCAGTTATTTGAAGAACAGGTAAAACGAACCCCCAACTCGGTAGCCATTGTATTCGAGAACGAACAACTAACTTATGGGGAGCTAAACGAGCGAGCAAACCAACTAGCTTGCTACTTGCAAGGGTTGGGCGTAGAGCCAGAAGTATTGGTAGGTCTTTGCGTCGAGCGTTCCTTGGAAATGGTTATCGCCATGCTGGGAATTCTCAAAGCCGGTGGCGCTTACGTTCCTTTAGACCCGGCCTATCCAGCAGAGCGTTTGGCTTTCATGCTCGCCGATGCCAATTTGTCAATCGCAGTAACTCAAGAATTTCTAGCCGCAGAGCAACTAAATTTGGCAACAAGAGATAGCGATAAAGAAGATAGCGATAAAAATATTTCTTTTGTCTGTATCGATCGCGATTGGGAAAAGATCGGCCAACAGGAAGGGACAAATCCCCAGTCCGCAATAACCCCGGAAAATTTAGCCTATATTATCTACACTTCTGGCTCCACTGGCAAACCCAAGGGAGTGCAGATTGCCCATAGTTCGGTGGTGAATTTATTACATTCAATAGTAGCAAGTCCGGGACTGGGCAAAGGCGATACCACAATTGCTGTAACCAGCATATCTTTTGACGTTTCCGTTCCCGAAATATACGGACTATTAACTGTGGGAGGGAAGGTCGTTATAGCTAGTCGCGAAGCAGTTAGCGACCCAGCGCAGTTAATGGAGTTGCTGGACAACCATAGCGCTACGGTCATGTCAGCAACTCCAGCAACGTGGCGTATGCTGCTGGAAGCGGGTTGCGGCGATTCTCTCCGGGAAATGAAAATTATTTCTACGGGAGAGCGCTTGCCGAGAGATTTGGCCGACAAGTTATTAGAAAAATCTGCTTCTCTCTGGAATCTCTACGGCCCGACAGAGATTACCGTCTGGGCAACTCTATATAAAGTTGAAGCAGGTGAAGGAGCGGTGGCGATCGGACGACCCCTCGCCAACGTGAAAACTTATATTCTGGATTCAAACCGAGAACTCGTACCCATAGGCGAACCGGGAGAGCTGCATATAGGTGGATTTGGTTTGGCGCGGGGATATCTGAACCGACCGGAACTCACGGACGAAAAATTTATTGCCAACCCATTTAGCAGCTCGCCGAACTCGCGTCTCTACAAAACAGGAGATAAGGCTCGCTATCTTCCCGACGGCAACATTGAATATTTGGGACGCATCGACGACCAAGTAAAGGTGCGGGGCTATCGGATAGAACTCGGAGAAATCGAAGCAACTCTGAGCCAACACCCGGAAGTCAAGCAAGCTGTTGTCGCGGCAAGGGAAGATGTAATGAACCAAAAACGCTTGGTTGCCTACATTGTTCCCGGTTCTACAGCAGAAAATCCAGACCCAGAAGATACAGCCAAACAGACGGAGCAATGGCAGAAAATCTGGGATGAGGCTTATATCCAGCCAGACGAGGAGCAGGACGCGAGCTTTCATATTGGAGGCTGGAACGATTCTTATACCGGCAAAGACCTAGACCCGGAACAGGTGCGAGAATGGGTAGAGCATACTGTAGAGCGGATTCTTTCTTTGCAACCGAATCGATTGCTAGAAATTGGCTGCGGCACTGGTTTGCTACTATTTCGGATAGCGCCGAAATGCAAGCATTACTACGCTACGGATCTTTCTGGGGAAGCGATTCGCTATCTGGAACGGCAAATCGGCAATAACGAGTTAGCCCAGTCAGTGGTGCTGCGTCAGACTCCGGCAGATGGGTTGGCAGAAATTGTAAAGGAACCGTTTGATACGGCTATTTCCAACTCGGTGATTCAGTTTTTTCCCAATATCGATTATTTGGTGAAGGTTATAGAAACTGCGGCGTATTTACTAGAACCCGGAGGTCAAATTTTCCTGGGAGACGTGCTGAGCTTGCCCTTGCTGGAAGCGTTCCATACTTCGGTGCAGTTGTATCAAGCTCCCGCCGATCTGTCAGTAGCACAATTGCGGCAGCGCATAGGCGATCGCCTTGCCCGAGAACAACGACTCATAATTGACCCCGAGTTCTTCGTCGCCCTCAAAGAGCATTTGCCGCAGATCGGTCATGTAGAAATTCAACTCAAGCGCGGCTATTACCAAAACGAACTGACTCGCTTCCGTTATGATGTCGTTCTCCATATAGGCAAAACAGCGCCTACTGCCACTGCTCCGATTTATCTAAACTGGCAGCAAGATAGTTTGACCGTAGATGCCGTTCGCCAACAACTCCTAGAAACAGCGCCAGAAATCCTCGTTGTCGCTGGCGTTCCCAACCCCCGGACATGGGCAGACCTGCGAGCAATAGAATTGCTAGCCAGTCCAGAATGTCCCGAAACTGTAGGGGAACTGCGTCAAAATATTTCTGAAGCAGGGATTGAGCCGGAAGACTGGTGGCAATTGCAGTCCGAGGTGGGTTATCGAATTAACGTTACTTGGTCTAGCAATAATGGCAAAAATTCCGGCAAAAACTGTAGAGAGGCTTACTATGATGTAGTATTTGTCCGCAACGATCGCAACATTATTCCAGACCACAGCATCGTTTCACCTCAAGAAAACGGACGGAAACCTTGGAGCGATTACGCCAATCAGCCCTACAGCGGCAGCAAACCCAGTCAATTAATTCCTCAGTTGCGCGAGTTCCTGCGAGAAAAACTGCCGGAATATATGGTGCCATCGGCTTTTGTCCTTCTGGAGGAACTGCCCCTGAGCCCCAGCGGAAAAATTGACCGGCGCGCCCTGCCCGCACCCGATCGCTCCCGCCCGGTTATGGATGTAGAGCTGGTAGCGCCGCGAACTCCCACAGAAGAAATTATCGCCGGAATTTGGGCAGAAGTATTGAGCCTTAACGAACTGGGAGTCTTAGACAATTTCTTTATGCTGGGGGGCGATTCCATCCAAGCGACGCAAACGATCTCGCGGCTGCGCGATGCTTTCGGTGTAGAACTTTCCCTGCATCGGTTGTTTGAATCGCCGACAGTGGCAGAATTAAGCGAGACCCTAGAAGGAGCTTCTCGCCAAAAATTAGCTGCCATCCAACCCGTGCCCCGCTCTGGAGATCTGCCCCTGTCTTTCGCCGAGCAGCGCCTCTGGTTTCTGGATCGATTGCAGGAAAAAAGCGTTGCCTATAACGAGATTGAGGCTTTGCGCTTGAGGGGTTCGCTTTCTGTAGAAGGGCTACAAGCGGCGTTGCAAGAAATAGTCCGCCGTCACGAAAGCTTGCGGACTAATTATCAAGCAGTCGATGGCTCTCCGGTGCGGGTTATTCGCCCGGAACTGGATTTGCAAATGTCTATGGTTGACTTGCAGCATTTGCCACCAGAAGAAAAACTCTCTGAAGTGCAGCAATTGGGCGATCGCATCTCTGGGCAACCCTTTGACTTAGCAAACGAGCCTCTAGCCCGAGTAACCTTATTGCAATTGGCAGCAGATGACTATGTATTGTTGCTGGCGATGCACCATATCATTACCGATGGCTGGTCGATGGGGGTATTTGCCAACGAGTTGGAAGCATTCTATGGAGCCAAAGTGTTGGGCAAGCCCTCACCTTTAGCCCAACTGCCAATCC
The Roseofilum casamattae BLCC-M143 genome window above contains:
- the mazG gene encoding nucleoside triphosphate pyrophosphohydrolase, whose amino-acid sequence is MIDRSMPDQLAAMQRLIETIAKLRSPDGGCPWDLAQTPQSLMPYIIEEAYETVDALRRENPEEICEELGDLLLQVVLQAQISSEMGQFSLTEIADGINEKLIRRHPHVFGETNVESMEEVQQNWQAIKAAEKGEAPTLLTKLERYRTTLPPLISSMKISKKAAASGFEWDDINGVWDKFNEELGEFKHAIAEETQAEQQAELGDLLFTLVNLARWLDLDPSEALQETNQKFLTRLKAVDELGDRPLSEYSLEELETLWQQAKEQLRSSD
- a CDS encoding serine/threonine protein kinase translates to MVKTLQGGKYSLDRELGQGGFGLTFKATHHYLNQVVVIKTLNDSVRKQPNFQEFEGKFQDEARRLALCVHPNIVRVSDFFAEDGMPYMVMDYIPGLTLAEVVFPNHPLPEDVAIHYIRQIGSALQAVHEKGLLHRDVKPQNILLRDRTQEVVLIDFGIAREFEENLTQTHTSLVSEGYAPIEQYLRSQRRSQATDVYGLAATLYTLLTAKIPTASILRDRNPMPVPRDLCPNLSPKVNQAVLQGMALEMHERPSTMAEWLNLLPQTTLIQVPSRTTPQVTSPVSPSPISNNGSSTSEAATVALIPPSPPQNHNNHNQPGKVTSATVTQAAQPQKRGSFLPIVIIIAVIALLVGGITAALRSSGDRAPEPIASPAPQPTPTPKPIPTPKPTPTPKPTPTPTPKPTPTPTPQPTPTPTPTPPPVPQPKPPSVVVPTQPAPQPQPSPSPPVPTEGTSPSPTPLPVARGFPPGTTESQLLSAFGQPSQTTPGLWGTEALSYNLGNTKLGYLVDPNTRKVRQTEVSFDPSVDRFISRVIVNGMMGSRAPLEAIEQFEQVRQGKSQRYDFDRDNLVGTIQREANGRIYVAVWDNTLK
- a CDS encoding metal-binding protein, coding for MPSGATHDRITLWMLPLITAATLIVTRSSDLTLIVAGAFLFGGLMLSPDLDLRSRPYKRWGWLRWIWIPYQKSVSHRSTLSHGLIVGTMLRVVYLMLWIALVSAIAIALVLQFSDTSWSWETLQQQAFSLLNQYRYWIVALFIGLELGAISHIASDTIGSTYKRWQKYGWQGLFGGRKSRRTNKSSSSRSRRRPSTRKPRQSKK